In Micromonospora ferruginea, the sequence GGCGCGCCGGACACGCGTACGCCCACCGGCGCGGAGACCGGCGTCCCGAAGATCGCCAAGGGGCAGCAGGGGGCGTACCTCACCACCGCCAACGGCGCCCGGCTGCGCGACACCGACCACTCGCTCAAGGCCGGCCCGCGCGGCCCGGTGCTGCTTCAGGACCACCACCTCCGCGAGAAGATCACCCACTTCGACCACGAGCGCATCCCGGAGCGGGTGGTGCACGCCCGGGGCGCCGGCGCGCACGGCGTCTTCGTCGCGAACGGCGCGGCGGAGCAGGTCACCCGGGCCGGTTTCCTGAAGAAGGGGCGCGAGACCCCGGTCTTCGTCCGCTTCTCCACCGTGCTGGGTTCGCGCGGCTCGGCGGACACGGTCCGCGACACCCGGGGCTTCGCCACCAAGTTCTACACCGACGAGGGCACGTTCGACCTGGTCGGCAACAACATCCCGGTCTTCTTCATCCAGGACGCGATCAAGTTCCCGGACGTGATCCACGCCGGCAAGCCGCACCCGGACCGGGAGATCCCGCAGGCGCAGAGCGCGCACGACACGTTCTGGGACTTCGTCTCCCTGCACACCGAGGCGCAGCACCACACCATCTGGAACATGTCCGACCGGGGCATCCCGCGGTCCTACCGGACCATGGAGGGCTTCGGCGTGCACACCTTCCGGATGGTCGACGACGCCGGGGCGACGGTGCTGGTGAAGTTCCACTGGAAGCCGAAGCTCGGGGTGCACTCGCTGGACTGGGAGGAGGCCCAGTTGCTCAGCGGCATGGATCCGGACTTCCACCGGCGCGACCTCTACGACGCCATCGAGGCCGGCGCGTTCCCGCAGTGGGAGCTGGGCATCCAGGTCTTCCCGGACACCCCGGAGGAGACGTTCGCCGGGGTCGACCTGCTCGACCCGACGAAGATCGTGCCGGAGGAGATGGCGCCGGTGCAGCCGATCGGCACGCTCACCCTCAACCGGACGCCGACCAACTACTTCGCCGAGGTCGAGCAGGTGGCGTTCCACGTCGGGCACCTGCCACCGGGCATCGACGTCACCAACGACCCGCTGATGCAGGGCCGGCTCTTCTCCTACGTGGACACGCAGCTCACCCGGCTGGGCGGGCCGAACTTCACCCAGATCCCGATCAACCGGCCGCACGCCGACGTCAACGACATGCTGCGCGACGGCTTCCACCAGCACGCGGTGCACGC encodes:
- a CDS encoding catalase gives rise to the protein MESSKPARVVKDVVEAAVEKVGEALTPDVPGAPGSAPPSLDEPTAPHGPLPPKDEQGAPDTRTPTGAETGVPKIAKGQQGAYLTTANGARLRDTDHSLKAGPRGPVLLQDHHLREKITHFDHERIPERVVHARGAGAHGVFVANGAAEQVTRAGFLKKGRETPVFVRFSTVLGSRGSADTVRDTRGFATKFYTDEGTFDLVGNNIPVFFIQDAIKFPDVIHAGKPHPDREIPQAQSAHDTFWDFVSLHTEAQHHTIWNMSDRGIPRSYRTMEGFGVHTFRMVDDAGATVLVKFHWKPKLGVHSLDWEEAQLLSGMDPDFHRRDLYDAIEAGAFPQWELGIQVFPDTPEETFAGVDLLDPTKIVPEEMAPVQPIGTLTLNRTPTNYFAEVEQVAFHVGHLPPGIDVTNDPLMQGRLFSYVDTQLTRLGGPNFTQIPINRPHADVNDMLRDGFHQHAVHAGVAPYRPNSLDGGNPFPAGDREHAFVDVPVTVAEAPKVRASPASFDDHYSQVRLFWASMSPVEKEHIVRAYTFELGKCYHQAIKERQLQCLANVDPVLCEQVATGLGLPVPQPTVPPAEVQPSPALSQVGGEWPADGRTVGIVVDADGDLDDVGPVQRAVFAAGMVPLLIAAHGGTVGGLPVQRTFATARSVEFDVVLLAGAPAPAPDALPARDAKAGAPGSRTVDPRVTLLVEEAWRHAKAIGAWGAGAEVLREAGVAGSPGVVAGGSGTEALESVQRLMAAHRVWERFPASVA